A window of Hemiscyllium ocellatum isolate sHemOce1 chromosome 10, sHemOce1.pat.X.cur, whole genome shotgun sequence genomic DNA:
aaaaagaaataaagataacAAAAGGGGGCATAAAAGGATCATGGTAGGTgaaataaagaaaatataaagttaATTTACAAGGACATTAAAGATTAAgcaattttattgtcacatactcaaatgagtacagtgaaaaatttaaaaatcgcCACTtatagcaccatcttaggtacgaGGTACCTAGGGACAGCTTCTTCAGTTATAACATTAGTTACAGTGCAACAATCTCACCAACACACAGCACCAGCTTAGGTACagagtacctaggtacaatcctTAGTTATAGAATAGAGAAATGTAGAAAAAAAAGGTTATGTTAGAGCTATACATAATATAACAGTAGGCCAGAAAaataagaaggagaaagtgaggactgtagatgctggagatcagagctgaaaatgtgttgctggaaaagtgcagcaggtcaggcagcatccaaggagcaggagaatcgacgtttcaggcatgagcccgaagaaggggtcatgcccaaaacatcaattctcctgctccttggatgctgtctgacctgctgcgcttttccagcaacacattttcagctcagaaaaacaagaagcaaagttaaCAACATGACAAACATCACAGCCTCTCTCCAAGTGCTCTCTGCAGCAGACCAGCATAGTGCACCTCTACATGATCTGGCTGCTCACAGCTATCACACTCTGCCCCGACCGCTGCTGCCACAGTACACACTGCACCGTTGCCATCATGCTCTGCATGGCATTATTCCCACTTCGCACTGGGCCACTGGTTGCTGGAGTCCCAGTTTGGGCCACCAACACTGCTTTGGTGGCTAGGGCTGGGTGTCTGATGGGTAACAAGTTAAAAGAATGAGCAGAacataaataaaagcaaagtagaACAAAAAAATTAAGGAGGGAAAAGTTATAGTACAATAGAAAGTTTGCCAAAAATAGAAAAAGAGCAAATAAACATTTCTTCAGATAAATAAACAAGAACAGAGTTAACAAAGTAAATGTTTGCCCTATAGAAAAATTGGAAAATTAGTAATGGAGgttaaagaaatggcagatgaattgaacagatattttatgTTGGTCTTTACTAGAGAGGAGACCCAAAGCATCCTGGAATTAGCcataaatcaggaattgaaagggaagAAGGAGCTCAAGAAAATTCCGATTACCAGGGAAGTATTACTGAGTAAATTGTTAGAGCTATGAgctgacaagtccccaggtcatGACAGATGTCATCCTTGTACCTTTAAAGAAGTAGCTCATGAGAAAGCTGatgaattgtttttaattttccagAACTCATTAGTCTTGGAGAAAGATTCCTTTAGATTGAAAAATAGCTAATGTCACTCTTTCATTCAAAAAAAGGGAGGAAGAAAGCAAGAACCTACAGACTAGTTAGTTTAACGTCTGTCATAGGGCAAATTTTCAAAGTTATTTTTAAAGTTGTTATAAAAGCACTTTGATAAAATCAAGGTAATCATGCAGTGCCTGATTATCTTTTGTCAAAGATAAATCATGTTGGAGTTCTTTTAATAAATAACTtgtgctgtagataaaggggaaccagttaatgtattgaattcagattttgggaaggtatttaataagatgcacatcaaagattattgtggaaaataaaagcttgtGGTGTAGGTCGTAACATTTTGAATGACAGAAGATGCTGGccaacaggaagcagacagtaaAAATAGATGAgtctttttcaggctggcaggGTGTCATAAATAGGAACTGGTGCTGAGCCTGACTTttttgcaatttatataaatgattttggtgCAGGATCAAAGCAACATTTCCTGATGTCACAAaaatagataggaaagtgaatTGTGAAGGCGATATAAGTGACCTACAAAGGGATACATGTGTGAATGGGAAAGAtcaggcaaatggaatgcaacATTGGAAAgtttgaaattgtccattttggcagagcAAATTCTTTaaaattatctaaatggtgagaggttataGAGCTTGGAGATGCAGTCAGATCTGGGCATCCTTGTGTATGAATTGCAGAGGTTACAGGCATAATATGTAATCAGAAAACTAATATAATGTTATATTTcattgcaaggggaattgaatgcaagaatggggaggttatagaacatagaaaattacagcacagtacaggcccttcagcccttgatgttgcaccgacctgtgaaaacaactgaagcctatctatcctacactattccagtatcatccatatgtttaaacGGCctcaaagttggcaagtctactactgttgcagacagggcattccacgccctgagtaaagaacctacctcagacatctgtcctatcaaccctcaatttaaagctatgtaaaCTCATACTAGccgtcaccatctgaggaaaaaggcggtcactgtccaccctatctaagcctctgatcatcttttatgtctctattaagtcacctctcaaccttcttccctctaatgaaaacagcctcatgtccctcagccttccctcataagacctaCTCTCCATtacaagcaacatcctggtaaatctccagtgaaccctttccaaagcttccacacatccttcctgtaatgtagtgaccagaattgtacgcagtactccaaatgaagccgcaccagagttttgtacagctgcagcatgacatcatggctctaaaactcaatccctctaccaataaaacctacacaccgaatgccttcttaaccttatcaacctgggtggaaactttcaggaatctatgtacatggatactgagatgtctctgctcatccacactaccaagaatcttaccattagcccagtctGCTACATTCCTgtcactccttccaaagtgaatcacctcacacttttctgcattatgCTTCGGTTATACAAGCActtgtgagatcacatctggaatactgtgtactgtACAGGTCACTGGTCGTACAAAAGAATTCTAATCCATTGGAAGCAGTCAGAGAAGGTTTAAACACTTATACCTGAAGTCAGTAGATTGCTAGGTCTGTATCTTCTGGAgcttagaagagtaagaggtggCCTCATTGAAATATATATGATCCTGAGGGACTTGACTGGGTAGATGGAGATAGGATGTTTCCTCTGATGAACAATTTAGAACTAGGGGTTATAGCAGCTGTGGTGGAGTAGGCAGCATCCAGAGTCAGTCCGGGGTTTACCctttctgtccccttctctttgtttttccttttctcattttccttttttaaaaggtttctttgtttttttaactTACTTTGTGGAGAGAGCAGCAGTGATGGCATCAGTGTTGCAGCAACTGAGGGCCCAGAGTAGGATGGTGTGGGAGAAAGATCTGTCACATAAAAAACAGAGGCTGGCCTGTAAAACACAGAAATCAAGACTGCCAACACATACAGAAACTACCCAGAGTGTCCCAGTCTTGGCTAAACAGGCTAACACAAAAAGCCAGGGATGGCCGAACCACTCCCAGACCAGAGAATACACTTCCTAAAACAGCTTTCACATCAGCTCCTAGTCCAGATTAGCACTGCAGTCCCAACACCAGAAGGGCAGGATCATTTCCCATTGAAACTGATACTATGTAAACAAAGAGGCAAACTGAGAGACCCCAGAAGACTTTGATCACAGGAAGAACACAATGGGCATATCTGAATGCCAGAAGAAGGGACATTGACATTCCTGCATTGACAGGAAATACAAGGAAGAATCCTCTAGAAAccactctcacccactcacaGGGATAGTTGGAATCTCCTGTGTCAATTAGAAATGAATTACTATTGACACATGCTTGAGTAATTTCCACTCGTTTATTCTTATTTAATCTCTTTACTATTTTCACCATTGTACTGTAACTGCTTTACAATTATCACCTCCTTTGTGTTGTACCCCTATAAACATGCCTGCACTTTTTGTTCTGGGAAGTGCATTCTAgccatctgtgcagagaatcagttctgtgtcagcctggttAATTTCTCTTTCATGGCATCGCTTTGTTTAATTAAACCACTTGTCAAGTTCACTATGATCCTTGTTTGTGGTCTCTGATCAATTGGCCTCAATTCTCCAACAGATGGTCAGCAGGTGCAGAGCACAGCAGAAGGCCAGCAGTTGGCAATCCAGGATTGAGTGGGATGGCCAGCGGTCAGTGGGCCAGAGTGGAGCAGACAGCCAGTGGTTGGTGGGCCAAGGCAGAGCAGGATGACCTGTGATCAGTGGGCTGGAGCAGAGGGGGATGGCTCGTGGTCAGTTGCCCCAGAGCAGGGTGTTTGGTGGTCAGTGGACTAGGCTTGGTGTGGTCAGCTTGTCACAGATGATGGTCAGTGGCTTGTGAGCCCATTTGGGGTCAGCTCAGTGAGGGAAAGAACGAGATCATTTAAGTGACTGCAAGCTATAGAAGGACTGTAATGTCTATAATTTAACCTTAttaatttattttcctaatttataTTATGAAGAACTATGATATAGAACTTTACCTTTTTGCTTTGTTTCTCTATTTTTGCACCTGATCTACTTTAGTACCTCAGATTTGTAACTAGGTACTTTGTACTAAGATGGCGCCATGTGTGGTGACATAATATATTTGTATTCTTGAGTATAAGTGACAATAAAATCCAATTTTCAATAAACCTAATTCCCAAATAATTTAAAAGTAAGAGATGGTCTATTTAAGATAGATGAGGATATTTTTGTCTTTGAGAGGGTTCTGAGTTTGTGGAAATCCCTTtctttagattagactacttacagcgtggaaacaggaccttcggcccagcaagtccacaccgacccgccgaagcgcaacccacccatacccctacatttaccccttacctaacactacgggcaatttagcctggccaattcacctgacctgcacatctttggactgtgggaggaaaccggagcacccggaggaaacccacgcagtggctgcagaatctttaaatatttttaaggcggcGTCGATCGGATCTTGATTTCTCTATCGATAGAGACAGTTTTAAGTTGCTCCCTCACGGCATTGTCTTTGAATTCCGACACTGCTTGGGATGTTTTTAATGTCTTCTTTTTTCAGACTTTTTCCAAACTTCCTGCTGTTTGTCTCAGGCTCATTCGTTACGAACCAACGCTCCCTTTAGCTTCTCCTTTCAAAAAAAATACCGTCACACTGTAATGTCTCCTTTAATTATTTATTTGATTACTTCTTTATGTTTCCTGTAAATTTTCCAGTCTACCAATAATCTCAATTTTGCAAAATTCAGCGAAGGTTTGTAAGGCTGGAAGTGGTTAACGGGATAAGGAGGTGAGGAATGGAAGAATTTGAACAGAAGGAAGAACGCTTTGAATCGGGAATATTGAGGAACTGGGAACTATCGTTGGCCAGTTAGCCGATGGGCATGCTGCCAACTGAGATCGGTGAAGAGTTTAGGATGAATCACTGGGTAATAGCGATGTTTTGCGTGCCGCCCCGAAACCTTAGGCGGATCTTAAAACGAAACAAGCCCCAGCTACTccctttcccctttcccccacaTTAAGCCCAGcggattaaaaataaatttaaagttTGAATCCCATTTCAATCAGAAAATACCCATTATATTTTCGTCCAGAACAACACTGTTGTTTCATTTATCAGTTGATTGCTGGATAGGTTCTTGCTTGTGTGCAGTTTATCAGTGTATGAACTCGGTAGTGACTATCTCGATGCAATATTGTTGCCTGAACAGGTTAACCCCGATCTCTGATCCTGACAACCTCAGTAACTCCTTCGGACCTGTGGCCAAAGGATGACAGGGACGCAGCTTATGAGATAAATATTGTTTTTCAGTTACAATAATAATGTTCTGGTCTCAAGTATGTTGTCGGGAATCTCTAATTAAACGACGTAAATATTTGACCGGGCCAAAGGAGATATATTCCTAAAAATTGAACTTCCGAAATAACATGCTAAAAGGCATCAAAATGTTAGCGAGTGAAGTTCGTTATAATTCCTGAGTTTCTTACAAAGGTTCTGCCAATAATACTTGTGAATAGAAATCACGGATCATTTGTACCTTTACTTGGGAGAAACGCAGAATTTGGGCGGAATTTTCTGTTAACTGCCATTTTTGCAGCAAAAAGCTGTGAGtcttgatgatttggagatgccggtgttggactggggtgtacaaagttaaaaatcatacaacaccaggttatagtccaacaggtttaattggaagcacactagctttcggagcgacactccttcatcaggtgattgtggtcTAGATGAACATCTGACAACATTTAGGTAACTGTAACGGGCAGATGGACATCAAGAGGTTGAGATCTGAGGCGCCAGTCGACGTACAGACTGGTGGAGACCGACAGGTCTTTCCTGGGCATGTAATGCGCCCAGTAACGAGGTCCATTCCACGGCTGGTCTCGCTTCACATTCGGGGGCAAACTGTAAATAGCCAAGAAAAGGAAacataaaaaaaagacaaagtagCGAGACACAGGATAAAGTGCCGATACAATCATATGAAATATAAATTACAGGAAATATTTGGATCTATTTGCTCTTCACTCTGTCCTGGAGTCTTCATTTTCGTGACTCCCGAATATTCTTTACTAGGATTTGTGAATGGTATTTTCCTCCTGGTGTACTGACATCTCCGAGGAAAATATCAGACACAAGGTGTATTCCCGCTGACGTGCTGTCGCAGTTTGGCTGAACTGTAAACTCGAAAAGTGTTCACAACCACTTCGGGTAAGTGCGGAGTGCTGTCGCAGAGAGTGTGATTAGCAGAGAAGGACGCAGCAGCCTGTGAACAGTTTAACCATCCACACGTCGAAAATATGCACCAGCAGCAACTCCCCCTCCGCCCTCCCCCCCCTTCAAAGGATTAATGTGTGAATGTTGGTACTTTGAAAACCTCAGATAAATCTCTCAAGGCGCGGGGGACTTGGGAAAACAGCGGGCATTTGATTAGTGTCTGTCAGCATTTCTGCTTTCGGGATAGAAAGGAACCATTGGGTAGTGGGTGTGATTGGACGGTGTGGATGGTGAAACGTGATGGTCAACTGATGAGAAAACGAAATCGTTTCACCCGAATCGGCTCGACAGCCTGTGTACATCAGCCTGCCTGATAGCCATTGAGCGAAAGAAACTggtcgggagagagagagagctagctGTGGGAATGCCACGGAGCACTATGACCCAGAGGAGGCGTTTGGTTCTGCGTTAAAACTCGAAGCTGAAGGACTGGTTCAGTTTGGTTAGACTCCGTCTTCCTGTGGGAGGGATGTTATAAAACAATGTGAAGATGCGGACCGGACACATTCTCTCCAAGCCGCGCTCCCTCCTTCTGCCTTCCCAGCCCGAAGCCAGTTAATGTGCCTGCACCTGAGCTGAGCTCGGGGGAACCACTCCGAGAAACCAGAGAAAACATCTCCAAACGCCAAGAAACCTGAGCTTAATGGAGCCTGGGCTTCGTCAGCATCTGAGACGAACATTTCAGATGAAGTCCATTTATCCTGAGGTGGCAAAATATTCTTTATCTCGGTAACCTAAGTAAAACAGAACAGCCCAGACTGAAGAGTTAAGAGGTAACAAGTCAGTGGCAGCAACTGTTCTGAATGAAGGAGCCAGCAATAATGAATTTGAACATGAAGAAGTTTAAATCCTAACACAGGTTCCTGGGCTATCCTGCAGCCGCAACGCCTCATTCAGAAAGACGAGGAGCTGCACACACTAGCGGTTGCAAACAGACTTATTCCCGGTCGGTTGGCCGGGAGTGGGCAAGCAGCATTCCCAGCGAAGCGGGACTGACCGCTGGGAGCTGCCCGAGTAATGCACGTGTGGGCCGAGCGGCCGCTGGTTTGCCTTCCAGGGGAAGAGAATGAACGAGTCCGCCGAGTGCCTGCCGCCAAACAGCGTGCAGCTGCAAGCCAACTCCAAGCATGTCAACTGCAGCGCCAAAGTGAGTGCTCCCGGAGGGACTGGCATCACTGCCTGGGGGGTATCGGCCTCGGTTTTCCTGTGTCTTATCACCCTGGCCACGGTGCTCTCCAATGGGTTTGTCATCGCCACCATTTACCAAGCCCGCAAGCTGCACACTCCCGCCAACATCCTGATCGCCTCGCTGGCTGTGACCGACCTGCTGGTCTCCATCCTGGTCATGCCCCTCAGTATTGTCTACACTGTCAGCGGCACCTGGAACCTCGGCCAGGTTGTATGTGACATCTGGCTGTCCTCCGACATTACCTGCTGCACCGCCTCGATCCTCCATCTGTGCGTGATCGCACTGGACCGATACTGGGCGATCACCGACGCGGTGGAGTACTCGATGAAGCGAACCCCTGAAAGAGCCGCTGTGATGATAGTCACTGTCTGGGTCATCTCCATCTGCATCTCCATCCCGCCTCTGTTCTGGAGGCAAGCCAAAGCCGGAGAGCTCATGCACTGCGCTGTCAACACAGACCAGATCTTCTACACCATCTACTCAACTTTCGGCGCCTTCTACATCCCCACGCTGCTGCTGATCGCCCTATACGGGCGGATTTACGTGGAGGCCAGGTCCCGGATCCTAAAGCAGGCGCCGAAGCAGAGCGGCAAGCGCCTGACCAAGGCTCAGCTGGTCACCCACTCCCCAGGATCTTCTTCCCTGTCCTCCGTCAACTCCCGGGTGACCGAGTTACCCAGCGAGACCGCCTCCCCGGTTAACCTCAACCACGTCAAAGTCAAGGTTTCcgacatgttgctggaaaagaagcGGATCTCGGCGGCCCGGGAGAGGAAGGCCACCAAAACCTTAGGGATCATCCTCGGCGCCTTCATTGTGTGTTGGCTGCCGTTCTTTATCATCACCCTGGTCTTACCCATCTGCAAGGAGGCGTGCTGGTTCCACCAGGCCATCTTCGACTTCTTTAACTGGCTGGGCTATCTCAATTCCCTCGTCAACCCCATCATCTACACCATGTCCAATGAAGACTTTAAGCAGGctttccagaaactcatccgcTGTCGGTGACTGTGCACCCTGAGCAACCTTGGACAACTCCACCATTCCCCCCAGTCCCCTCCTCACGCCGTGTTGCCCCAACGCTACCAAGAGGGATGTGTGCCAGCTCTTCGGGCATCTCTCGGCACCTGCAAACGGGCACCCGCAACGTTGCATATGGCACTTTAATCGAAAAATCAAAAGCGAAGATGCGTCAATCGGACCAGCGCGTCGCAGCTTTTCTTGATCTCAGTCAGATCAGTCGCGATCAAAAGTTAAAGACAGAAACCCTTCCCGCCGCACTCACCATGAGAGGGTACTGTAGTTATTTTCGAGAGGGATTTGATGCCGACTCTCACTTCAGTGAGGTGGAAAGCTGCGACAGTCTAGACCTGAAGCTTGGGGTATCTTGGACTAAGCTGAAGGCAGTTTCTGGGTCTGGTTGTGGAGAGACATCGCCAGTTCCCCGCAGCCCCCAAAACTGCCAGATTTGGAATAGCTTTGGCCGTGTTAGAGATTGCGCCTCTTCAAAGCTTCGCCTTCTATTTATAACTGAAGTTTTAGTTGTTTGAACAGAAAGAATTGAAGGCTAACAAAGGATGTTGCAGTTTAGAAATACTATTCTAATTATTAATTTTTTCCCGTTCATATTGCTTTGATCGCACATGCCAACTGAGCAGGGTTTCCTTTTTCAATATTTTGCAGTTAAAATGCACATCATTGACTGCCAGTGTATGACAAATTCTCGATCCTAAACAAGCTTCATAAAGCCGTCTGTATTCTCACCGTGTTGTTGCTACTTGGTTACCTGTAGTTTCAAATCATGGAAAAAACGAAAGCGAATTCAACCACAGTAATTTTCCCCCTGTCAGCACTGTGTTTTGATGTGTTATCTTCCATATTTAGATGAATGATGTTATTTGCAGGTTAAACTGACGATCCAAATAAAGGAATGTTTATTTTAAGACAAACGAAGCCGATTAACGCTGCGTTTTTGATAACACTTCGGTTTATAATTCTGATAAGCCAGTATTGGTAAGCAATGTTAAAACGAGGAAGACAGCTCCACAAAAGTTTTCGAAATTGCGAACAGAATCCCAGACAATCTctttaccaagttaaaaatctcacaacaccaggttatagtccaacaggtttatatggaagcactagctttgggagctGCGCACCTTCATCAAGATcacttcagcggtccgggacattcggcctcggaccTTTGGCTGACCaccctccaaggcggacttctgGACAAGCAACACCGCGGAGTGGCCGAGCTGAGAGCAAAGCTCGGTATCCATGGGAATGACCTCAACCGGAaccctgggttcatgtcacactacaggtgactccactataccatacactctctcacacacacatccacactccTACATACTCAAACCCAAGCAGACCCTTTGTCATACCAAagttctctctcatatgcacacacatacaccatcTCCCCACTGCACTCACACCCATACccgcactctctcacatgcatatTCAGTCACACACAGAACGCAAACActtaaccaagcttacacacacacatatactgtaCACACAGTCTATCAggtgcactcacacccacaggcacacactcacatgcacactcactctgCCATTCcatcaggcacacacacaggtttatggggtgaatttgtttttgcagaattacattttatttttcaaaaactgcatgaagccATGTAAAACATCTGTAAAATTGTGCAGAGGGTTTATCAGTTTGACTAAACATTGGGACACAggcagacttcacacctattgttagaatagctgtcttgagaatgtaatttgaaagaagttcttggTTTTACATATCAAGGAACAGAAATCAACATATcccattctaaaggatgaaagatttaatgtaaaattgtttactgtatcacatctccatcacactagactcctttggcaataaattctgtgatcatgatTTTATTCACCCCAACcacctctgaaagctagtgcttctaactaaacctgttggactataacctggtgtttaactttgtccagcccagtccaacactggcacctctaagTCATCGTTACCTAGTGGCAGATTTCATTTTCTCTCCAATTCTCTCCAATTAACCCAATCAAATTCAATATGTTTTACATCTAGAGGCAAACCAATCCTTGAGATAAAATATACCTTGAAGGATTACAGAACAAACCAGTGGAAAATGTACATATTGAAAAAGTGACACATTATACATTTTATTATAAAGTTATCGCTCTTTAACTATGGTAAAGTTTTAAAAAACTGGCTTATGAGCAATATCCAGAAAACATAAATTCACTCTAAAGTTGTCAGTCAAACATTATTTTTGTACACATTATGTAACAAACACAAAACTGCAAACTTCTGCATATACACAAGGAACAGGAGCTACTTAATAAATGCTGAGAAAGCAGACTTTAATTGGATTTGTTACTGATCACCAATCATGAACTAAAAGGATCAGTTCACAGGTGACAAGTAAATAACAACTAACTGTAACAGTATAGACTAGACATTGAAATTCTTGTTATTATTTCATACGGCCAAACTCTTTCAGTATAAATTACAATTAGATGTGGCTA
This region includes:
- the LOC132819260 gene encoding 5-hydroxytryptamine receptor 1B-like, whose amino-acid sequence is MNESAECLPPNSVQLQANSKHVNCSAKVSAPGGTGITAWGVSASVFLCLITLATVLSNGFVIATIYQARKLHTPANILIASLAVTDLLVSILVMPLSIVYTVSGTWNLGQVVCDIWLSSDITCCTASILHLCVIALDRYWAITDAVEYSMKRTPERAAVMIVTVWVISICISIPPLFWRQAKAGELMHCAVNTDQIFYTIYSTFGAFYIPTLLLIALYGRIYVEARSRILKQAPKQSGKRLTKAQLVTHSPGSSSLSSVNSRVTELPSETASPVNLNHVKVKVSDMLLEKKRISAARERKATKTLGIILGAFIVCWLPFFIITLVLPICKEACWFHQAIFDFFNWLGYLNSLVNPIIYTMSNEDFKQAFQKLIRCR